The genomic DNA TGGCGAACGTTGCTGAAACGACCCCGCCGTATCGACCACAATCCATGCGCCGACCAGTTGTTTCGCAACCGCCTGCTCGTCTTCGGCATCCAGCTGGAGCGGAGTCGCAAGGATCTGGCGTGCAACCCTGCGCGCACTTCGCAGGTTGCGGCCGGCAACCACACACTCCACATAGGGTAATCGGGAAATTGCAGCACAGATGCGCTGACCGACCGCACCGTAGCCCCCGAGCACGACGATTCGTTTTCTTTCTTGCGGCATAGTACTTTGTGGCGAGGATTGGCCCGGGGCTTGTGTTGCCGGTAGACTCCGGGGCCCATCATATCAGTTTGCTGGCAAAACCATATGGATTCGTCGGAGTTCCAACGCCGATCATCGGAGACCCTCGCTGCAATCGAGGACGCCCTGGACGAGTGCGAACCCGATTTCGATTACGAAACCGTCAATGACGTCTTGACGCTTGAGTTTGCCGATGGATCCCAGATCATCGTCAACAAGCAGAGCGCCGCGGACCAGATCTGGGTAGCGGCGAAATCCGGCGGATTCCATTTCGACTACGATGCCGACAGCGACTTATGGGTGCTGGATTCCACGGGCGCGGAGTTGTTTGCCGAGCTCTCGCGCCTGATATCGGAACAGTCAGGCGAAACCATTCAGCTCCGTCGCGCCTAGCCCCGGCTCTCGTCCAGGACCCGGAGTCAGCATGCTGGACAAGAAACCATACTATGAGAAGGTGCCTCTGCGTTTTCGCTGCACCGGTTGCGGGCGGTGCTGCACCGGGAATCCGGCGACTCACTACGTCGCGGTCAGTGGCCGCGAGCAGGAGCGCATTCGCGAAAGACTGGGGCTGACACGGGACTGGTTCCGCCGGCGCTACCTGGAACCCCTGGCCGAGGGAGGCTACGGGATTCGGCTCGGCAACGATGGCCGCTGTCCCTTTCTTACCCCGGATGGCCATTGCCATATCTACGCGGCACGTCCCAGCCAATGTCGCACCTACCCGTTCTGGCCGGAAGTGGTGTCCACTGCCACGACCTGGCGCGCCGAAGCCCGCCGCTGCGAGGGAATCGACTGCGGTCCGGTCATTCCGCTGCCCGAGATCCGACGGCGCATCCGATCCAGATCCTGACCCCGGGCAAAGTCAACCAATCCCGCCTCTAGCCGTTATTCCCTGTACCTGCATAAGACCCGTACAGGAGACCGAGATGAAACAGCAATACCTGATTGTTGGCGGCGTGATTCTGGCCGCATTCGCGCACAACGCTTTCGCAGCCGACGCCGCTACCCGGCTGGACAATCGAGGCGATCGCATCGAGCATCGTCTGGACAAGCGCGGCGATCGCGCTGAGAATCGTCTCGACAAGCGCGGCAACCGGATTGAAAACCGGCTCGACCAACGCGCCAACAACGCCCGCGACAACGGGCACCAGGGCCGGGCCAACCGCCTGGAGGCGCGCGGTGACCGCATCAACAATCGGCTGGACCGGCGCGGTAGCCGCATCAACAACCGCCTTGATCGTCGTGGTGACCGCATCAACAACCGCCTTGATCGTCGCGCGGCAAGACACTAGCGCCAGAAGAATGGCGGCGGCTACCGCGCCGGCTACCGGTCCGGCATGCGGAGCAAGATGAAAGGAGTACGATCCTGGCTTCGTCTGCAGAACTGGACCGGTTTCTGGCTGGCGTCGAGCGCCGCGCATTCGTCATCGCCCGCATGGCGGTGGGTCACGACCAGGATGCCCTGGATGTTGTACAGGATGCCATGATGAAGCTCGCTCAAAACTATTCGAATCGCGATTCGACCGAATGGCCGCCGCTGTTTCATCGTATTCTGCAAAGCAAGATCCGCGACTGGTATCGGCGCTCGGCCATTCGCAGCCGGTGGCGCGGATGGTTGCCCGCAATGCGGGCCGGCGACGCACCGGACGATCAGCCGGACCCGATGATGACGGCCCCCGATGTTCATGCCGTGGATCCTGCGGACGCCGTGGCAACCCGGCGCGAAATGGCGCAGCTTGAGCAAGCCGTGGCCAGCCTTCCGCGACGCCAGCAACAGGCCTTTCTGCTACGTACCTGGGAAGGTCTGGATGTGGCGGACACCGCCCGTGCCATGGGATGCTCGGAGGGAAGTGTGAAGACCCACTACTCGCGCGCGCTTCAATCCCTGCGAAACCAGGTCGACCGGGAAGGCGAGGTATGAACCATGGCTGACGATTCCCTGATTCGACAGACTCTGAAGGCCCTGCGCCTGCGTGCCGCGAGGCGCGAGGCGGTCGCCGCGGCCGAATCGAATCGGGCACGGCCCTGGCTCGCCTGGGCCATTCCCGCGGGGGGTCTGGTGGCGGCCTCGCTGGTGGCAATGCTGGCAATCGGTGTGTGGACACATTCGTCGCCGGTCACCGGGATCGAGGATGTGGACATTCTGGCAGCCAGGGAAAGTCCG from Acidiferrobacteraceae bacterium includes the following:
- the cyaY gene encoding iron donor protein CyaY encodes the protein MDSSEFQRRSSETLAAIEDALDECEPDFDYETVNDVLTLEFADGSQIIVNKQSAADQIWVAAKSGGFHFDYDADSDLWVLDSTGAELFAELSRLISEQSGETIQLRRA
- a CDS encoding YkgJ family cysteine cluster protein is translated as MLDKKPYYEKVPLRFRCTGCGRCCTGNPATHYVAVSGREQERIRERLGLTRDWFRRRYLEPLAEGGYGIRLGNDGRCPFLTPDGHCHIYAARPSQCRTYPFWPEVVSTATTWRAEARRCEGIDCGPVIPLPEIRRRIRSRS
- a CDS encoding RNA polymerase sigma factor, with amino-acid sequence MAGVERRAFVIARMAVGHDQDALDVVQDAMMKLAQNYSNRDSTEWPPLFHRILQSKIRDWYRRSAIRSRWRGWLPAMRAGDAPDDQPDPMMTAPDVHAVDPADAVATRREMAQLEQAVASLPRRQQQAFLLRTWEGLDVADTARAMGCSEGSVKTHYSRALQSLRNQVDREGEV